A genomic region of Kribbella sp. NBC_00382 contains the following coding sequences:
- a CDS encoding AMP-binding protein, which yields MSTLRLVPGTPDAVLSALTDLLNGTGTAFAPLPGDPAAAARVRQAVAPDAPLESPDVGVVLATSGSSGEPKGVMLSTAALTASAIATHDRLGGPGQWLLPMQPYFVGGLQVLTRSVLAGYAPVVASDHPTFAAGVMALTAERQYTAMVPTQLARYLETPQDQDMLRRFSAIIIGGAAMPDGLKAKAAAAGVTAIPSYGMTETGSGCVYAGEPLSGTRLRLDEEPPAGPPSGRSGGRGGGAGRIWISGPTLFSGYRLQPELTAEVLQDGWFRTQDRGEFVDGRLRVVGRVDDVVISGGVNVTVTAVQARLLEHPDVKDAVVLGVPDSEWGSRVVAFVVGIADREVLRDFVAEVLPRTWAPRQVVELSELPMLASGKVDRRRLVEGVL from the coding sequence ATGTCTACGTTGCGCCTGGTCCCAGGCACCCCGGATGCCGTGCTGTCGGCGTTGACCGACCTACTGAACGGCACCGGTACTGCGTTCGCGCCGCTGCCGGGTGATCCCGCCGCTGCCGCGCGCGTCCGCCAGGCGGTCGCCCCCGATGCACCACTCGAGTCTCCCGACGTCGGCGTGGTCCTAGCCACGTCCGGCTCCTCGGGCGAGCCCAAGGGCGTAATGCTCTCCACCGCAGCCCTCACCGCCTCCGCCATTGCGACCCACGACCGCCTCGGCGGCCCCGGCCAATGGCTACTCCCCATGCAGCCGTACTTCGTCGGCGGCCTGCAGGTACTCACCCGGTCTGTGTTGGCTGGCTACGCGCCGGTCGTCGCCAGCGATCACCCAACCTTCGCGGCGGGCGTGATGGCTCTCACCGCCGAACGCCAATACACGGCGATGGTGCCTACGCAGTTGGCCCGCTACCTGGAGACGCCGCAGGACCAGGACATGCTCCGGCGCTTCAGCGCCATCATCATCGGCGGAGCGGCGATGCCGGACGGGCTGAAGGCGAAGGCGGCGGCCGCAGGCGTCACCGCCATCCCGTCCTACGGGATGACTGAGACCGGCAGCGGCTGCGTCTATGCAGGCGAGCCACTGAGCGGCACGCGACTGCGCCTCGACGAAGAACCGCCCGCCGGACCGCCCTCCGGGCGGTCCGGCGGGCGTGGAGGGGGAGCAGGGCGGATCTGGATCAGCGGGCCGACGCTCTTCTCCGGTTATCGCCTGCAACCGGAGCTGACTGCGGAGGTGCTGCAAGACGGGTGGTTCCGGACTCAGGATCGGGGTGAGTTTGTCGATGGGCGGTTGCGGGTGGTGGGCCGGGTCGACGATGTGGTCATCTCCGGTGGAGTGAACGTGACGGTGACTGCCGTGCAAGCGCGGTTGCTGGAGCATCCGGACGTCAAGGATGCTGTTGTGCTTGGGGTTCCCGATAGTGAATGGGGTTCGCGGGTGGTCGCGTTCGTGGTCGGGATCGCTGACAGAGAGGTGCTCAGGGATTTTGTGGCTGAGGTGTTGCCGCGGACTTGGGCTCCTCGGCAAGTGGTGGAGCTGAGCGAGTTGCCGATGCTTGCTTCGGGCAAGGTTGATCGGCGGCGGCTGGTGGAGGGGGTGCTGTGA